The window atgagacaattaatggagcactatcgaaataagaaaaaagacttgaattatggttttcattgacttggagaaggcatatgataaggtaccaaaggaagtactttggtgggccctaataaggaaaggcatttcgcgaaaatatgttgacatcataaaggacatgtatgagggagcatgcacgagtgtacgcacCAGTGTTGaaaagactgaagagtttcctattacgattggagtgcatcaaggttctgcactaagcccatttctttttgccatcgttatggatgaactaacgagttcacttcaagatggtataccatggtgcatgttttttgcagatgatattgtgttggttgatgagacgaaagaaggcgtggagaggaagttggaactatggagacaaactctagaatctagaggctttaagttgcgccgaagtaagacagaatatttggagtgtaagtttagcggcgataggagtagggaggcagggacaatcaccctagatgggagagttgttcaggcatcggattgctttcggtatttaggatctattatccaaacggatggagaagtagatggagatgttgctcatagaaTTAAATCTGGTTAGGCGAAGTGGAAGAGtactacgggtttcctttgtgacctcGGCATGCCAAATAGATTGAATGGAAAATTCTtccgcacggcaatcagaccagcactgttatatggtacggagtgttgggcagtgaaacactgtcacactcataagatattggtggcggagatgcgtatgttgagatggatgtgtggtcatacgagaaaggatcgggtgagtaatgaaataattaggacaaaagtaggggttacatctattgagaataaaatgagggaaaaccgactaaggtggtttggccatataAGACGAAGAGCgattgatgcgccggttaggaggactgaagagtggcaaagggatgtagtggtgaggggtagaggaagacctaagcaaacttggaggatggtgatcgagagtgatatgagtgtattggggattgaggaaaatatggtagtggataggaaagagtggagagagagaatttgtgtcgctgacacgacttgatttcacggttttatatgatggttcatgttagtcgaccccgaatcatttcgggactaaggctttgttgttgtttaccATGATattaaaacaaatataaataatttgtcAAAAAATACACTGAAACATTTTTAATTTATCAACAAAATTTATTTGGAAGATTCAATTGATGGCTTTTAATTTTTCAgttaaatatatacaaatttaCACAATTTCGTGGGctagaaataaataaatgtgaaaatagaCAAGATTTGTAACTTATCCGAAGATTAGGAGCTgaaggatgctttttgccaaatgAAAACCAGTTATGTAAACAGAAGCTGAATCCCAAGCAAACCGCAAGCCATGGCTCCAAAGAGCACCGGCGCTTCCGCCACCGCCACCTTCACCTCCGTAAAAGCATCCATTTTTCCATGCTCTATaccttctctctttctctctttcctTGTCGTTTCTGTTCTATCCctctctcttttctttctcttctctaaCCCAAACCCATCTCTCTCTATTGCTCATATTACCCTTCGCGCCACCCAAAACCCCCTCAAAGTCTACTTAGCAGACCTCCCTAGATCCCTCAACTACGGCCTTTTAGATCTCTACTGGTCCTCCTCCCTGCCCGATTCCCGCATCAGCTCCGACCCTGATCATCCCCGGAATGGAGCTTCTCGTGAGCGCACAAGCTCCGATTTCCTTTCCTATCCTGAGAATCCATTGATTAAGCAATACAGTGCGGAGTACTGGATCACTGGGGACCTGATGACTCCGGAGAATTTGAGAACTCACTCTTTTGCTAAAAGGGTTTTTGATGTTAATCAGGCGGATGTTGTTTTTGTACCATTTTTCGCCACATTGAGTGCGGAGATGGAGCTTGCGAGAGGGAAGGCTACTTTTAGGAAAAAGGATGGCAATGAGGACTACAAAAGGCAGAAAGAGGTGATTGAATTTGTCAAGAGTTCTGAGGCGTGGAAGCGATCTGGTGGAAAGGATCATGTCTTTGTTCTTACAGGTAATTTGCGTTTTCCATTTTGCTCGTTGATTTGAATTTCAGCTGTGCATTTTATGTTTATTCAATTGGATCTCTATTGCTTAGTGAGTTTGAGATACTTTTTCTATTGGTTTAAGTTGATCTGCTAAGCTTTGTTCTATTTCAACTAATTGTAGCTATGATTGTTAGATGTTAATAGTTCTGATGCTTGCGGGTGTATGATCTGCTAATGGTTACGCTTTCTATTCTGAATTCAATTCGTTTTGGTGCTTAGTTTTGTGTATAATGTTGAAtcgttttttattcatttcgaGCTGCTTGAATATGAACTATATGGTGTCACAACTACTTAGGGAATTTCTTCTATGCTTCACAATGAAGTTGATTATCAAGGTTCGTTTTTGGGATCAAGTAGGAAGAATGTCTGCTCCATTTCAATCTGGATAGAAAGGCATTTGAAAATATCAAACTACAAATTACTTGATGACATTTTTGACCTTTTTCCTCCACACCCAACATGTTTGTtatcatagttattaaaggcgcgcctcgGCTAAGGCTCCAGCCTTAGCGCCTTGGTCAGTCAGGCGCGCGCCTTGGCTACCttagggtattttagggttgagggtattttagggttttgagggtgttttagggttttttaagttcataaaataaaagaaaaacagaaacaaaCAAAGATCGAAAGTTTTTACACATATTGCAGCAGACATTATGCCTTAGTAGTTAACTAGAACTTAACTCatgcattttatggttttattgttggtatttgactatttgtgactagtattatgaatttatgatttttttttttggtgcgcCTCGAGTCACTCGGGCGCGCGCCTTTAGTTGCGCCTTGTgtcaaggctccaggaccccccttgcgccttagtgcgccttgcacctttaataactatgtttGTTATATTCCATTTGCAAACAGTTGAAGATTTGTTTATTTCTCTTACGGAGCTAGAAATTAAATTGCTCCCTGTAGTTTAGCTGCTTATGATTCAGTGCTCTGGATTGTCAGGTTGTGTTAAAACTTGAAGCATTCTTTGGCAGACCCAGTCGCAATGTGGCATGTCAGAGCTGAGATAGCACCAGCTATTCTCCTGGTGGTAGATTTTGGTGGGTGGTATAGGCTTGACTCAAGATCATCAAATGGAAGTTCATCAGATACAATACATCACACCCAAGTTTCATTGCTCAAAGATGTGATTGTTCCTTATACGCATCTACTTCCTACGTTGCACTTGGCCGAGAACAAGAAACGACATACTCTTCTTTACTTTAAAGGTGCCAAACATAGGCAACGGGTC of the Euphorbia lathyris chromosome 7, ddEupLath1.1, whole genome shotgun sequence genome contains:
- the LOC136200958 gene encoding probable arabinosyltransferase ARAD1, whose product is MAPKSTGASATATFTSVKASIFPCSIPSLFLSFLVVSVLSLSLFFLFSNPNPSLSIAHITLRATQNPLKVYLADLPRSLNYGLLDLYWSSSLPDSRISSDPDHPRNGASRERTSSDFLSYPENPLIKQYSAEYWITGDLMTPENLRTHSFAKRVFDVNQADVVFVPFFATLSAEMELARGKATFRKKDGNEDYKRQKEVIEFVKSSEAWKRSGGKDHVFVLTDPVAMWHVRAEIAPAILLVVDFGGWYRLDSRSSNGSSSDTIHHTQVSLLKDVIVPYTHLLPTLHLAENKKRHTLLYFKGAKHRQRGGMVREKLWDLLVNEPGVIMEEGFPNATGREQSIRGMRTSEFCLHPAGDTPTSCRLFDAIQSLCIPVIVSDTIELPFEGMLDYSEFSVFVAVNDALKPSWLVNHLKSIPAMQRHELRRKMAQVQPIFEYDNGHHGGIGPVPPDGAVNHIWKKVQQKLPMIKEAIVRENRKPRGVSIPLRCHCT